The following coding sequences lie in one Arachis ipaensis cultivar K30076 chromosome B05, Araip1.1, whole genome shotgun sequence genomic window:
- the LOC107643811 gene encoding uncharacterized protein LOC107643811, whose translation MGMDKFLETHGIHLEREDDNFERSAKNEKSIQEKQQNLKKINTKSSCQTMTLDTFLETNGIHVEGEEEHSGANANEVGDDDDDDFLDDEDYVGEYEDAVLHGDDNYLMETNNVEDTPKTRRTREKTRCAKIYARSWEEREEVTFYGGQAVGPTPRRVKDLTYFTGTMGRNSDFITLMYTN comes from the exons ATGGGTATGGATAAATTTTTGGAGACACATGGGATTCATTTGGAAAGAGAAGATGACAATTTTGAACGAAGTGCTAAAAACGAAAAATCTATTCAGGAAAAGCAACAAAATCTTAAGAAGATAAATACAAAATCAAGTTGTCAAACCATGACACTTGATACATTTTTGGAGACAAATGGGATTCATGTGGAAGGAGAGGAAGAACATAGTGGAGCAAATGCTAATGAAGttggagatgatgatgatgatgatttcttGGATGATGAGGACTATGTTGGTGAATATGAAGATGCAGTTCTTCATGGTGATGACAATTACCTTATGGAAACTAACAATGTTGAAG ATACTCCAAAGACTAGAAGGACACGAGAAAAAACAAGGTGTGCTAAAATCTATGCAAGAAGTtgggaagaaagagaagaggtGACTTTTTATGGAGGACAAGCAGTGGGACCAACTCCAAGAAGAGTGAAGGACTTAACTTACTTTACTGGAACAATGGGAAGGAATAGTGATTTCATAACCTTGATGTACACTAATTAA
- the LOC107640871 gene encoding sodium/hydrogen exchanger 3-like codes for MEIFIFLYVGIDALDIEKWRFISQSPGKSVGISSVLLGLILVGRATFVFPLSFLSNLLQKSPHVKIDMKQQVTIWWSGLMRGAVSIALAYNQVTVEQQYLRSNSARVWNPSKASDIGTFQ; via the exons ATGGAG ATATTTATATTCCTTTATGTTGGGATAGATGCACTGGATATAGAGAAGTGGCGATTCATAAGCCAAAG TCCTGGAAAATCAGTTGGGATCAGTTCAGTGCTTCTAGGACTTATCCTAGTTGGAAGAGCAACATTTGTTTTCCCTCTCTCATTCTTATCCAATTTGCTCCAGAAATCCCCACATGTGAAAATTGACATGAAGCAACAA GTCACAATTTGGTGGTCTGGTCTCATGCGAGGTGCTGTTTCTATAGCACTTGCTTACAACCAG GTTACTGTAGAACAACAATATCTCAGGTCAAATTCTGCCAGAGTTTGGAACCCTTCCAAAGCTTCAGACATTGGAACTTTCCAATAA